The Prochlorococcus marinus str. MIT 9301 genome segment ATTATTTGAAAATACTAGTAAGATTTATGAATTTACTGAAGATTACCTTGATATATTTTTAGCTTTAACTTCATCAGGTCCTGCAATTATTGCTTTAATTATAGAAGCATTAAGTGATGGAGGATTAAGCGGGGGATTACCAAAAATAATTTCAGAGGAACTTGTTATGGAAATGATACTAGGGACTATTTGTCTAATAAAGGAAAAAAAACTTACTACTTCTGAGCTTAAAAATTTAGTAACCTCTCCGGGTGGAACAACTATTTCTGCTTTAAGGGTTTTAGAAAAAAAGAGTGTAAGGTCAGCATTAATTGAATCAATAGTTTCAGCTAGTAATAGAAGTAAAGAGTTTCGTTAGGTTTTATAATTATCTTTTAAGTTTGTATAAACTTTTTCAAGTGAATTTATATTTTTAGTAATTGTATATCTCTCAAGTACTCGTTCTCTAGCTTTTTCACCAAGATCTTTTGTAAATGACGGATGTTCCACAAGAATTGGGATTATAGTTTTCAATTGTGCAGCCACATTATCAGTTGAAATTACTATTCCTGCTCCTTTATCTAAAACTTCGCCATCAGCTCCGGCATCGGTAGCTACACAAGCTGTACCAGCAGACATTGCCTCTAAAAGTGATAATGATAAACCTTCTACTAAGCTTGGTAAGAAAAACACCTCTGCTATTTGCATTATTGCTATCCTAGTTTCTAAATCTAATTCGGCACCCCACCAAATTAATTTCTCATTACCCAGGTTAGAAAAACTATTTTGAAGTGTTGGCTTCATTGGTCCATCACCAACAATAACTAATTTGCAATTATGAGTTTTTGTTTGGCGCCAAGATCTTAAAAGTGCCTCAATATTTTTCTCATTTGCAATCCTTCCCATATATAAAAAGATTCTTTCGTTTCCAAGTTTGTTTTTTACTTGAGCATATTTTTTACTTTTTTCGTAAAAAGGTTTCCAAATATTTTCATCAACGCCGTTTGGAATAATTATTTGTTTTTCTTTAGGTACTCCTAATTTCTCAAGAACATTTTTTTGAGGTTCAGAAAAAATAATTATTTTATCGAACTTTGCTAAAGAGGGAGCATAAAGTTGATATGTTAATTGTTGAGTGCTCGCAGTTAGATTTCTATTTTTTGCATCAAATGGTGGATGAAATGTTCCTATAAGAGGAACATTAATTTCATTACAAAGCTCTGGAAGTCTAAAGTCTAAAGGAGATAAAGTTAGGCTTGCATGTACTATGTCAGGTTTTAATCTTTCCAATGATAGCCTTAGCTCTTTTTCTGCCCTTGGCGAGGGTATTGTATAAACTTGAGATTTAATTAAATACGGGAGACTTACATCAGGATCATTTGCAAGAAATAATGGGTTTGATGAATTTGAACTAGAGGGATTGTCGAAATGAATAAAACTAATTTTATGCCCTCTGGCCTTTAATTCCTTAGTAGTTGAATTACCGTAAGTTACATTTCCACAAAAAGGGGATTTTTTCCCTAACCAGGCAATATGAACCACACTAATTGAATTAACTATTTATTAAGTTAACAGGCAAAGGCGCCATGATCATATTTTTTAAATTTTTAATGCTTCATGAAAATGCTAACTATATATTTCTCTCAACATTTTTAGTGAAGATAGCTCCTTCTCTAATTGAGTAGAGATCCATGTCTCAATAATAAATAATATTTTAAGCCAGACTTTTTTGGGACCCAACAACTCTCCATTAGATTTTATTGGTAATTCTGGGAACAGAAGTCTCTGTAATAGAGCAACTTCAGATGCATTTATTTTAAGATTACTTTGGGGATCTTCTATGAATGAAAACCCTTCACTTGGTAAAAAATAACAACTCCATTCCCAATTTCCTATAGGTGGAATAATAGGTTCTCCAGTTTTACAACAATGATGAATTGGTAAATTAATACCCCCGATGGCTAATAGATGGATTAAAGATTGAATACTCATTGAGAGCATTTTAATATCTTCTTCTTGAGACTCTTTAAATAAATAAATCCTATCAAGATGTGCAAGAACACAAGATAAATAGTCTTGTTGCTTGTCATTATTACCTACTAATAGAAATGTTAATTCAGTTATTGCTTGTGCGGCTGCAAGACATTCAATATTTTTCCCTAGACCAGAATAGCTTTTTAATATTTTAATTTGACGTACAGATTTAAGATTTCTTTTCCCAAAAATCTGCAGACCTAAATATGTTAAAGGAGTAGCTGCGGCTAGACTACTTTTAGGACGCCTAGCACCAGGTACAGCTAATCTAACAATCCCTTGCTCATCAGTAAGGATAGTTATTAATCTATCATTCTCGCCTAATGGAGAAGCTTTAATACAGAGACCTTTTAGTCTGCACTCACCAGAACCAGACATTTAAATAATTTTTACTTCTTCAAAAATTTCAGAAAAATTGGAAGTTCCCACGCAACTAATTCCATTATCAAACAAATCAATTACTTGCGTCAGTTTTTTTATGCCACCTACAACTTTGATTTGATTTTGAGAGCCTGTTATTTTTAGTATTTCGCGGACATCATTGGATGTAAGAGGAGATCCAAACCCGTCCCCGAATTGAAAATTTTTTATTCCTAATTCCAAACATATTTCTATCGCATTAATAAAAACTTCTTCTTGTAGTTTTGATTTATTTATGATTATTGAAACTGGTAATCCGGATAATTTAACTTGCTCAATTTCAGCAGCGAAAGTTTCTAAATTTTTTTTGGATAAATTGATAAAGTTTGGGATATATTCAATCCCTTTTGCACCCTTATCTTTTGCAAAACAAACTAATTCTTCAATAAATGAAACTGGTAAATCTGCTAAAGGGTAAGAAATAAGTGCGTTTATATCCGCACTGTAATTGTCCAAACAGTTTTTAAGATCAGTTAAATAATTTAGTGAAGTAGAAATATTTTTGATATTGTATTTTCTTATTAAATCGCAATTCACAGAGAAATCTTCCCATGATAAATAAGGGTTAATAATAATCGCATGAATTTTCTTGTTTAATTCATATTCAATATTGGGCATTTAAAACTTATTTAGATTGAATCAGTCCATAACCTCCATGATTCCTTTTATATATAACTTGAAGTTCATTATTTTTCTTGTTTCGAAAAACATAAAAATCATGATCAATTAGATCTAATTGTTTTCTTGCTTCGTCTGATGAAATTGGGGTCATTTCAAAGTATTTATTTTTTATAGATGGTTCAGGCAGACTTGCTTCAGTTCCTTCTTTAAAAAAAGCTTTATCTAAAAAATTTGATTCCATACTTTCAATTGGTAAAGAATCTTTATTTTTAAATTGTTTATTATGAATTGTTTTATTGTTTCTTTCTTTGTATTTGCGTAATTTTCTACAAAGTTTATTTGAAACTAAATCAATGCTTGAGTATAGATTTTCAGTTTTTTCTTCAGCTCTAATTACGGTACCATTTGCAAAAATAGTAACTTCCGCAGTTTGGAACGAGACTCTTGGATTCTTTTCAATTGAAAGGTGTATGTCAGCTTCTTTAACGATATCCTTATAGTGATGTGTTGCTTTTTCTATCTTTGCCTCAGTATATTCTTTTAATGCTCCAGTGAGCTCAAGATTCTTTCCATGGATTAAAATTTTCATAACAAATCTAAAAATATTTACTTACTTTCTAAATCTACTTAAATATGGATAATAGAACAGCAATAATTAAACAACCTGATAATATTTCTTCTTTTCATGATGTTTATAAATTACAAAAAGAATATCAGGAGGCATTGATTTTAGATAATTCTAACCCTGATTTTATTTGGATAGGGGAGCATCAACTTTGTTATACATTGGGGAGAGGATCTAATTACGATAATTTACTATTTTCTCTAAATGATGCTAAATATGATGTTTTTAAGATTGATAGAGGCGGTGAGGTAACTTGTCATATGCCAGGACAATTAGTAACGTATTTGGTTTTAGATTTGAAAAATTTTAATAAAGATTTAAATTGGTACTTAAGAAAAATTGAAGAAATTATTATAAAAATCCTTGGAGCTTTTAATATAGATTGTCACTCTAGAAAAGGGTTTACTGGTGTTTGGATAGGAAATAAGAAAATCGCATCAATTGGAATTGGGTGTAAAAAATGGATTACGATAAATGGATTTTCAATCAATATTGACTGCGAATTAGAAAACTTTAATAAGATTGTTCCTTGCGGAATAGAAAATTGTCTTATGGCAAATATGATTGATTACAACAAAAATTTAAATATTCAAGAAGTCAAGAGAATTGTTAAAAAAACCATCGAGGAAGAATTTAATTTTGATTTTATATCAAAATAGAAATTAAAATTTCAAAATCAATTTAATATGGGTGATTTAGCGTATTGGCCTGCAGCCAAACCACTTTCCAAAAAAAATACATTTGCCAAAAATAGAGATTTTATTAAGAACCTTGATCATATAGATCAAATTTGGGAAAAATTAAAATTTAAATGTGCTGATACTTTAGCTGTTTGCGATTTAAGAGGGAAATACAAAGAAAAATTTTCTTATTCTGAGCTGGCTGATTTAATAACAAAAGTCTCTTTTTCTTTCGAAAATTATGGTTTAAAAAAGGGGGATGTAGTTACTGTAATATCTGAAAATTCTCCAAGATGGCTAGCAGTAGATCAAGGCTTAATGCGTTTAGGAGCTATAAATGCAGTGCGAGGTATTAATTCTCCTTCAGTAGAATTAGACTATATTATTGGGCACTCTAATTCAGTCGGACTAATAGTTCAATCTAAGGAAATTTGGCTAAAGTTAAACAACAAAGAAGAATTAAAAAAAAGACTGAAATTTATAATCAATTTAGAAGATGAACAATTTGAAAGTTTAATAAGTTGGAGTACATTCATAAGTTCAGTAGAAAAAGAAAATTCACAAAATAATAATCTTGAAAAATTTAATCCAGAAATTGATGACGTCGCTACCATTCTTTACACTTCTGGGACGACTGGAAAACCTAAAGGTGTGCCTTTAACTCATGCAAATTTTTTACATCAAATAATCAATTTAGCCTATATCGCTGATCCAGAACCAGGGACCTCTGTATTAAGCGTTTTGCCTATCTGGCATTCTTATGAGAGAAGTGCTGAATACTTCTTTTTTTCATGCGGTTGTACTCAATACTATACAATTCCAAAATTTCTTAAAGATGATATTACACAAATAAAACCCGTTGTCATGGCTACTGTACCGAGACTATGGGAAGCAATACATGATGGTTTTTTTCAGGCTTTGAAAAAAATGCCTTCCAAAAAGCAAAAACTTATTAAGTTTTTGATAAGTAATAGTTCGGTTTTTAAAAGAAGTCTTAGAAAGATAAGAAATATAGATATAAATCAAATAACTTTTAAATCAAAAATCCCCTTACTGGGTTCTGTTATTAGCCGATACCCTTTACATAAATTGTCTACTATTTTTTTATGGCCGAATATTCTTAGACAACTATGCGGAGAAAAACTGAAATTTCCTATTAATGGTGGAGGTGCATTGCCAGAACATGTAGATCTTTTTTTTGAATCTTTAGGTGTAGATGTTTTGGTGGGATATGGACTCACAGAAACTAGTCCAGTTTTAACTTGCAGGAGAAGAGAATTAAATGTTAGAGGATCATCTGGGCAGCCTCTTTCATTTACTGAAATCAAAATAGTGAATGATGATAAAAAAAAGATTCTGAAGTTCAGAGAAGTCGGGAAAATTCTTGTTAGGGGGCCGCAAGTAATGAGAGGTTATCTTAATAATGAAATAGCTACAAATGATGTTTTATCCAAGGATGGTTGGTTTGATACTGGTGATTTAGGTTTTCTAATACCAAATGGTTCTCTCTTTATAACCGGAAGAGCCAAGGATACAATAGTGCTATCAAGTGGTGAAAATATAGAACCGAATCCCCTAGAGACTGAAATTCTTAGTTCAGAATTTATTAATCAGATTCAATTAGTAGGACAAGATAAGAAATGTTTAACAGCTCTCGTAGTTCCTAATGTTGAATTGGTTAAAAGCAAGTTTTTGGAAGAAGACCTTTCAAAATTAAACCTGAATAAGAAAATTGGTACATTTTTCAAATCACAAATTAATAATTTGCTTAAAAGTCGTTTAGGAGCAAGATCAGAAGAACAAATATTAGATTGTTATTTTGTTGATGCCTTTACTCTAGAAAATGGGTTATTAACACAAACTCTTAAACAAAAAAGAAAAGAAATAGAAAAAAAGTATTCATTACAAATAGAAAATATGTATGAAAACAAATTTAGTAAGAAAATTTGATTTGTTCTATCTATATTGAAAAGGTAATTTAATTTTTTATGGAAACAAAAAACTCAATATCTATAAAGCGCTCAATAGCTATTAAAGCTGTAGTTACACCAACTTGGAAGGAAGATGCTGAAAAAGAATTAAGTAAAGCAATTTCAAACATTGATCAGCAATTATCGCAACTGGAGCAAGAGGGGCAGCAAATAGTAAATAATATTAGAACCCAATCGGTTAATCCCCTAGATCCAAGAGTTCAAGAACAGGTTAGTCAGGTGCAACAACAAGTCGCAGCAAAACGAAATGAAATTGAAGAACAAAAAAGAAATCTTCTTCAACAACAGAGTCAAGTTCGCGAATTAAAAATGGACGAAATTGTTGATCAAGGGCAAGTGGATAGTTTCTGTGATGTCACTGTGGGAGACAATCTTATTGAAAAAATGCAAGTATCGATTACGGTTAAGGATGGAGTTATTCAATCTATAGATAATAATTAAAGAGAAGATTTAGTATTTTTGATAAATATAAGTAAATCTTAATTTCGAAAAGTTTTAAATTCTAATCGACCTAAATTATTACTTTCTTAAGTTTTAAGAGTTCCCACTGTGAACATGATTTCGTATAATTAAAACAAGAGTTTAAAGGGTTCTTAACCATAAAAACTTTAGGAAGTTTGGTAGAAATCCCTTGAAACTTATGCAATAACAATTTTCTTATGTCTCACGAAATATTCATGCCTGCCTTGAGTTCTACTATGACGGAGGGCAAGATTGTGGAATGGTTGAAAAATCCAGGAGATAAAGTTGAAAGAGGTGAATCTGTCTTGGTTGTTGAATCTGACAAGGCAGATATGGATGTTGAATCTTTTCAAGATGGATATCTTGCGGCTGTTTTAATGCCTGCTGGCAGCACTGCACCAGTGGGAGAGACTATTGGCCTTATCGTAGAAAATGAGGATGAGATAGCTTCTGTTCAAGAACAAAATAAAGGAAATCAACCCGAAGTTTCTAGTTCGGATCAACTTGAATTGGTAAGCAATAAAACTGAAGAAAAACCTGTAGTTCAAAGTGAAATTGTTGAAAAACAAGAAAAAGAAGTCGTATTAATGAATGAAAAGGCAGCATCATCTTTTAACAGTGATCAAATAAATGCTGCTACGAGTAATGTTTCTTCGAGGGTGATTGCATCTCCAAGAGCTAAAAAACTTGCCTCTCAAATGGGTGTTGATTTAGCAAAGGTTCATGGATCCGGACCTCACGGAAGGATTCAAGCCGATGATATTTTAAAAGCTAATGGCCAACCAGTCTCTATACCATGGATAGGTGAAGGTGGTTCTCCTGCAAGTATACCTGGTGCAAATTTGGGAGTTGAAAGTAAACCAGAAACTTCAGGAAATAGTTTTGGTAATCCCGGAGAAATAGTTCAATTTAATACTCTTCAAAAAGCGGTAAATAAAAATATGGAATCTAGTTTAGATGTGCCATGTTTTAGGGTGGGTTATTCCATTAACACAGATAAATTAGATAATTTCTACAAAAAAGTAAAACAGAACGGAGTTACTATGACTGCTTTACTAGTAAAGGCAGTTGCAAAGACACTAAAGAAACATCCTCAAGTTAACTCAAGTTTTTCAGAGAATGGAATTTCTTATCCAGAAAATATAAATATTGCTGTTGCTGTTGCGATGGAAGATGGTGGACTAATAACTCCAGTTTTAAAAGAACCATGCAATACTGATTTATTTGAATTGTCTAGGGAATGGAAAGATCTCGTAAAAAGATCAAGATCAAAACAATTAGAACCTGATGAGTACTCTACGGGAACCTTCACTTTATCTAACCTTGGGATGTTTGGAGTTGATAGATTTGACGCAATTCTTCCTCCAGGTACCGGTGCAATTTTAGCCATAGCTTCATCGAAACCAACCGTTGTTGCTAATAGTGATGGTTCAATATCTGTTAAAAAAATAATGCAAGTAAATCTAACAGCTGATCATAGAGTGATCTATGGAGCTGATGGAGCTTCATTCTTAAAAGACTTGGCTTCCCTAATTGAAGATGAGCCAGAGACTCTTGTCTCCTAAATTTAATTGATTTCTCAAATTAATAATGAAGAAAGAGATTATAAGCTTGAAGCTTATGATTATTTACTTGATCCTTCATTAATTGCTAGTAAACCTTCTGCAATTAGGCATGAATCAAGATTGATGATAGTTAGAAATAGTTTTTTAGAAGAAGACTGTTTAACTAATAAATTTACCAAGAATCTTTTAGATGAATTTAGAGAAGGGGATCTTGTAATTGTAAATAATACTAAAGTTATGAAAGCTAGGTTAAAGGTTGAATTAGAAAATAAGACATTAGTCGAATTATTAGTTTTAGAAAGATCCCATGAATGTATTTGGTTATGTCTGGCAAAGCCAGCAAAAAAGTTAAAAATAAATAGAAAATTAAAATTAAAATCTCCATTAGCACAAGATATTAATTTGATTGTTGATGGAGTTGATGAAGAAACTGGAGGGAGATTTATTAAATTTCCGGAAAATATAACTTGTCTCAATTCAATGAATGAACTTCTTGATAAATACGGAGAAATCCCTCTTCCTCCTTATATAAAAAATTCCGAAGAAGAATCTTTTCATGAGAAAAGTTATCAAACTGAGTATGCAACAAATCCGGGGGCAGTTGCTGCACCAACAGCTGGTTTACACTTAAGCAAAAGTCTTATTTCCAATCTAAAAAAAAAAGGCGTAATAATTTTACCGATAACTTTGCACGTGGGTTATGGAACATTCAAACCAATTGATCAAGAAGATTTAAGTAACTTAAAACTTCACAAAGAATGGGTAAGTGTTAATAAGGAAGTAGTGGAGGAAATAAAAAGAATAAAGAAAACAGATAGAAAAATAATTGCTATTGGTACAACTAGCGTAAGAGCTCTTGAAAGTTGTTATTCTCACGAAATTAATGACTTTATTCCCATAGCTAAATACGTAGATTTAGTAATTAAGCCAGGTTATGAATTTAAGGTAGTTGATGGATTATTAACTAATTTTCATCTCCCTAAAAGTTCATTATTACTTTTAGTAAGTGCAATGATTGGTAGAGAAAGATTATTAGATCTGTATAAAAAAGCCATAAAAGAAAAATTTAGATTCTTCTCTTATGGCGATGCGATGTATATTTCACCAGATTCACTACTGGAGAAAAAATAGATTTAGGCTTTGACTGGTTCTTGAATGATTCCGCTTGGAACTTCAGTAAACATAATTGATGATAAATACCTCTCTGCTAAATCAGGTAGAACAACTACAATTGTCTTCCCCGCATATTCATCTTGTTCAGCTAATCTAACAGCGGCAGCAGCGGCAGCCCCACAAGATATTCCTACTAATAGACCCTCCTCTTTAGCTAACCTAAGAGCCATCTCAATTGATTCGTCATTTGTTACTTGTTCGACCTTATCAACAATTGATAAGTCAAGGTTCTTAGGAATAAATCCTGCTCCAATTCCTTGGATTTTATGTGGTCCGGATTTAACCTCTTCTCCATTCATTGTCTGTGTAATAACAGGACTGTGTGATGGTTCTACTGCTACAGAAGTAATATTCTTACCCTTCTCTTGCTTAATGTATCTTGAAACTCCTGTAATTGTGCCGCCAGTTCCAACCCCTGCAACTAGGACATCAATTTCACCATCGCAATCATCCCAGATTTCTGGCCCAGTAGTTTTGAAATGAATTTCAGGGTTTGCTGGATTATCAAATTGACCTGGCATGAAATATTGAGAAGGATTACTTTCTGCAATTTCTTTAGCCTTAGCTATTGCTCCAGGCATACCTTTAGATGCCTCTGTTAAAACAATTTCAGCACCCAACACTGCCATAACCCTTCTTCTTTCAATTGACATGGATTCTGGCATTGTAAGGATTAGTTTATAACCTCTTGCTGAAGCAGTAAAAGCTAGAGCTATGCCTGTATTTCCAGAAGTTGGCTCAACAATAGTTTTGTCTTTTGTAAGTTTCCCACTTTTCTCGGCATCCCAGATCATGTTTGCGCCGATCCTACATTTGACACTATAAGCGGGGTTTCTACCTTCAATTTTTGCAAGTACTGTAGCTTTCGCGTTTTTAGTAACTGATTTTAATTTTACTAATGGAGTGTTTCCAATAGCAAAACTGTTGTCCTCATAAATTTTTGCCATTTATATATTGAGAAAATATATTTTAATACTAACTATTATTCAGAAAAAGAGTATATAAGTTTCTATACGGTAAATACTAGGAATTTAGAAATTATTTAGTGCTTCAGAAAAGGTTTTCCATAATTGATCTTGGTCTTCTAATCCAACTGATACTCTAATAAGGTGCGAGGGTATACCAAAACTTTCAGCCCAATCCAACTCGTCATAATGAGCTAGTAAAACATAAGGACAAACTAGAGTAAATTTTGTACCTAAACTAGGTCCTTTAGATACTTTTAGAGAATCATAAAAATTTTTAGCTTTGTTCAATCCTCCATTTAATTCAAACGATAATAAGCAGCCGTATCCCCCATTAGAAGTAAGTAAAGAATTAAAATTTGGACAATTTTCAGGATGGAAAATATTTTTAATCTCGCTATGATTCTCTAATCTTTTTTTTAATTCTAAACATGCTTTATTTTGTTCAAAAACTCTTTGATTTACATCTCTACTAACTTTCTCTAGATAAACTATATCTCCATCGGAAAGTATTGGAATATTAATCTCGTTTAATGCATTTCTAAACTGATCAATCCATTTGCTTTTTGGATTTAGTATTAATGATCCGGCAAGAATATCACCACTACCTGAAAAAATTTTTGTAAGTGAAGTAAAAACTATATCTGCATGTTCTGTGGAATTTATATTTAAATTCGAACCAATTGTATCGTCAACAATTAAAGGAATATTTAGCTTTTTTGCAATTTTTGAAATTTTTTTAATGTTTACACATTTGAGCATTGGATTACTTGGAAGTTCAATAATTAATGCTGATGGATTTATTCTTTTGATTTCTAATTCAATATCCGCGCAATTTTCTTCTGTAATTAACTTTGCTCCGTGAAAGATTTTCATTGGTAATTTAAGTACATCTACATATGGAAAACCAACTTGGAGTGTTGGTTTAGCTGGAAATAATTTATATATGATTTCTAATGATGTATGCAATGCAGACATTCCAGATGAAGTTAAGTGAATATCATTAGAGTCAATTTTTGTAGATTTAGAAATTCTATTTTTTATTATTTGAGAACATTCATTTACGTAAGATTTTGGAGGGCAATCTTCAAGACCTAGTTCTATAGCGGCAGCTCTTGAAGATAGACCAAGACCAGTATGTTGCCAAAAATATTTTGCATAAATACTTCCTTCTTTTTCAGTTATTAAGAAAGCTA includes the following:
- a CDS encoding glycosyltransferase family 4 protein, whose amino-acid sequence is MVHIAWLGKKSPFCGNVTYGNSTTKELKARGHKISFIHFDNPSSSNSSNPLFLANDPDVSLPYLIKSQVYTIPSPRAEKELRLSLERLKPDIVHASLTLSPLDFRLPELCNEINVPLIGTFHPPFDAKNRNLTASTQQLTYQLYAPSLAKFDKIIIFSEPQKNVLEKLGVPKEKQIIIPNGVDENIWKPFYEKSKKYAQVKNKLGNERIFLYMGRIANEKNIEALLRSWRQTKTHNCKLVIVGDGPMKPTLQNSFSNLGNEKLIWWGAELDLETRIAIMQIAEVFFLPSLVEGLSLSLLEAMSAGTACVATDAGADGEVLDKGAGIVISTDNVAAQLKTIIPILVEHPSFTKDLGEKARERVLERYTITKNINSLEKVYTNLKDNYKT
- the lipB gene encoding lipoyl(octanoyl) transferase LipB, giving the protein MDNRTAIIKQPDNISSFHDVYKLQKEYQEALILDNSNPDFIWIGEHQLCYTLGRGSNYDNLLFSLNDAKYDVFKIDRGGEVTCHMPGQLVTYLVLDLKNFNKDLNWYLRKIEEIIIKILGAFNIDCHSRKGFTGVWIGNKKIASIGIGCKKWITINGFSINIDCELENFNKIVPCGIENCLMANMIDYNKNLNIQEVKRIVKKTIEEEFNFDFISK
- a CDS encoding deoxyribose-phosphate aldolase, which gives rise to MPNIEYELNKKIHAIIINPYLSWEDFSVNCDLIRKYNIKNISTSLNYLTDLKNCLDNYSADINALISYPLADLPVSFIEELVCFAKDKGAKGIEYIPNFINLSKKNLETFAAEIEQVKLSGLPVSIIINKSKLQEEVFINAIEICLELGIKNFQFGDGFGSPLTSNDVREILKITGSQNQIKVVGGIKKLTQVIDLFDNGISCVGTSNFSEIFEEVKII
- the recO gene encoding DNA repair protein RecO — protein: MSGSGECRLKGLCIKASPLGENDRLITILTDEQGIVRLAVPGARRPKSSLAAATPLTYLGLQIFGKRNLKSVRQIKILKSYSGLGKNIECLAAAQAITELTFLLVGNNDKQQDYLSCVLAHLDRIYLFKESQEEDIKMLSMSIQSLIHLLAIGGINLPIHHCCKTGEPIIPPIGNWEWSCYFLPSEGFSFIEDPQSNLKINASEVALLQRLLFPELPIKSNGELLGPKKVWLKILFIIETWISTQLEKELSSLKMLREIYS
- a CDS encoding YlqD family protein — its product is METKNSISIKRSIAIKAVVTPTWKEDAEKELSKAISNIDQQLSQLEQEGQQIVNNIRTQSVNPLDPRVQEQVSQVQQQVAAKRNEIEEQKRNLLQQQSQVRELKMDEIVDQGQVDSFCDVTVGDNLIEKMQVSITVKDGVIQSIDNN
- a CDS encoding AMP-binding protein; protein product: MGDLAYWPAAKPLSKKNTFAKNRDFIKNLDHIDQIWEKLKFKCADTLAVCDLRGKYKEKFSYSELADLITKVSFSFENYGLKKGDVVTVISENSPRWLAVDQGLMRLGAINAVRGINSPSVELDYIIGHSNSVGLIVQSKEIWLKLNNKEELKKRLKFIINLEDEQFESLISWSTFISSVEKENSQNNNLEKFNPEIDDVATILYTSGTTGKPKGVPLTHANFLHQIINLAYIADPEPGTSVLSVLPIWHSYERSAEYFFFSCGCTQYYTIPKFLKDDITQIKPVVMATVPRLWEAIHDGFFQALKKMPSKKQKLIKFLISNSSVFKRSLRKIRNIDINQITFKSKIPLLGSVISRYPLHKLSTIFLWPNILRQLCGEKLKFPINGGGALPEHVDLFFESLGVDVLVGYGLTETSPVLTCRRRELNVRGSSGQPLSFTEIKIVNDDKKKILKFREVGKILVRGPQVMRGYLNNEIATNDVLSKDGWFDTGDLGFLIPNGSLFITGRAKDTIVLSSGENIEPNPLETEILSSEFINQIQLVGQDKKCLTALVVPNVELVKSKFLEEDLSKLNLNKKIGTFFKSQINNLLKSRLGARSEEQILDCYFVDAFTLENGLLTQTLKQKRKEIEKKYSLQIENMYENKFSKKI
- the queA gene encoding tRNA preQ1(34) S-adenosylmethionine ribosyltransferase-isomerase QueA; protein product: MISQINNEERDYKLEAYDYLLDPSLIASKPSAIRHESRLMIVRNSFLEEDCLTNKFTKNLLDEFREGDLVIVNNTKVMKARLKVELENKTLVELLVLERSHECIWLCLAKPAKKLKINRKLKLKSPLAQDINLIVDGVDEETGGRFIKFPENITCLNSMNELLDKYGEIPLPPYIKNSEEESFHEKSYQTEYATNPGAVAAPTAGLHLSKSLISNLKKKGVIILPITLHVGYGTFKPIDQEDLSNLKLHKEWVSVNKEVVEEIKRIKKTDRKIIAIGTTSVRALESCYSHEINDFIPIAKYVDLVIKPGYEFKVVDGLLTNFHLPKSSLLLLVSAMIGRERLLDLYKKAIKEKFRFFSYGDAMYISPDSLLEKK
- the hpf gene encoding ribosome hibernation-promoting factor, HPF/YfiA family, coding for MKILIHGKNLELTGALKEYTEAKIEKATHHYKDIVKEADIHLSIEKNPRVSFQTAEVTIFANGTVIRAEEKTENLYSSIDLVSNKLCRKLRKYKERNNKTIHNKQFKNKDSLPIESMESNFLDKAFFKEGTEASLPEPSIKNKYFEMTPISSDEARKQLDLIDHDFYVFRNKKNNELQVIYKRNHGGYGLIQSK
- a CDS encoding dihydrolipoamide acetyltransferase family protein; amino-acid sequence: MSHEIFMPALSSTMTEGKIVEWLKNPGDKVERGESVLVVESDKADMDVESFQDGYLAAVLMPAGSTAPVGETIGLIVENEDEIASVQEQNKGNQPEVSSSDQLELVSNKTEEKPVVQSEIVEKQEKEVVLMNEKAASSFNSDQINAATSNVSSRVIASPRAKKLASQMGVDLAKVHGSGPHGRIQADDILKANGQPVSIPWIGEGGSPASIPGANLGVESKPETSGNSFGNPGEIVQFNTLQKAVNKNMESSLDVPCFRVGYSINTDKLDNFYKKVKQNGVTMTALLVKAVAKTLKKHPQVNSSFSENGISYPENINIAVAVAMEDGGLITPVLKEPCNTDLFELSREWKDLVKRSRSKQLEPDEYSTGTFTLSNLGMFGVDRFDAILPPGTGAILAIASSKPTVVANSDGSISVKKIMQVNLTADHRVIYGADGASFLKDLASLIEDEPETLVS
- the cysK gene encoding cysteine synthase A, giving the protein MAKIYEDNSFAIGNTPLVKLKSVTKNAKATVLAKIEGRNPAYSVKCRIGANMIWDAEKSGKLTKDKTIVEPTSGNTGIALAFTASARGYKLILTMPESMSIERRRVMAVLGAEIVLTEASKGMPGAIAKAKEIAESNPSQYFMPGQFDNPANPEIHFKTTGPEIWDDCDGEIDVLVAGVGTGGTITGVSRYIKQEKGKNITSVAVEPSHSPVITQTMNGEEVKSGPHKIQGIGAGFIPKNLDLSIVDKVEQVTNDESIEMALRLAKEEGLLVGISCGAAAAAAVRLAEQDEYAGKTIVVVLPDLAERYLSSIMFTEVPSGIIQEPVKA